Proteins co-encoded in one Rudaeicoccus suwonensis genomic window:
- a CDS encoding IclR family transcriptional regulator domain-containing protein has translation MTGEDERAAPYVQSLERGLAVIAAFDADHPELTLAEVSHRTGINRAAVRRFLHTLIALGYVRTDGRLFALTPRVLNLGFAYLSGLRLPDIAEPHLKALSTEVGESTSASVLDGPDVVYVARAATRRIMHVRITVGTRFPAYATSMGRVLLAHLDGPGLESYWQHVDLVPMTARTLTSRAELMPVLQQVRNDGYAVVDQELELGLRSVAAPIRDRVGRVCAAVNVSTSIGLAGDDDPIPGILPHLLATAAAITADLAVAGD, from the coding sequence GTGACCGGCGAGGACGAGCGCGCTGCGCCATACGTGCAGTCGCTGGAACGCGGACTGGCGGTGATCGCGGCCTTCGACGCCGACCACCCCGAACTGACTCTGGCCGAGGTGTCGCACCGCACCGGCATCAACCGCGCCGCGGTGCGCAGGTTCTTGCACACCCTCATCGCGCTCGGCTACGTGCGCACCGACGGGCGGCTGTTCGCGCTGACGCCGCGCGTGCTCAACCTCGGCTTCGCCTATCTGTCCGGGCTGCGCCTGCCGGACATCGCCGAGCCGCACCTCAAGGCTCTGTCGACCGAGGTCGGCGAGTCGACCTCGGCGTCGGTGCTCGACGGCCCCGACGTCGTGTATGTCGCCCGTGCTGCCACTCGCCGGATCATGCACGTGCGGATCACCGTCGGCACGAGATTCCCGGCATACGCGACGTCGATGGGCCGAGTGCTGCTCGCCCACCTGGACGGCCCTGGGCTCGAAAGTTACTGGCAACACGTGGATCTCGTGCCGATGACCGCCCGCACCCTCACCAGCCGCGCCGAGCTCATGCCGGTGCTGCAGCAGGTACGGAATGACGGCTATGCCGTCGTCGACCAAGAGCTCGAGTTGGGTCTGCGGTCGGTCGCCGCGCCCATCCGCGATCGCGTCGGCCGGGTCTGCGCCGCCGTCAACGTCTCGACGTCCATCGGACTCGCCGGCGACGACGACCCCATCCCGGGCATCCTCCCGCACCTGCTCGCCACCGCTGCCGCCATCACGGCCGACCTGGCGGTCGCCGGTGACTGA
- a CDS encoding 3-oxoacid CoA-transferase subunit A, with product MQTQQLTDVDEAVSDIADGATVMIGGFGAAGQPVELIDALIRRGATDLTVVNNNAGNGDVGLAALIERRRVRRIICSFPRQSDSWHFDREFRAGRIELELVPQGNLAERIRAAGAGIGGFFTPTGYGTQLAEGKETRQIDGRGYVFEQPIHADVALIKALRADQVGNLVYRKTARNFGPLMAMAATVTIAQVDEIVATGSLDPESVVTPGIFVDRIVVPAATATGEEQTS from the coding sequence ATGCAGACCCAGCAGCTGACTGACGTCGACGAGGCAGTGAGTGACATCGCCGACGGCGCGACCGTGATGATCGGTGGCTTCGGCGCCGCGGGTCAGCCGGTCGAGCTCATCGACGCGCTCATCCGCCGCGGCGCCACCGACCTCACCGTCGTCAACAACAACGCCGGCAACGGTGACGTCGGGCTCGCCGCGCTCATCGAGCGACGCCGGGTCCGCAGGATCATCTGCTCGTTCCCGCGGCAGAGCGACTCCTGGCACTTCGACCGTGAGTTCCGCGCCGGGCGCATCGAGCTCGAACTGGTGCCACAGGGCAACCTGGCCGAGCGGATCCGCGCTGCCGGCGCCGGAATCGGTGGTTTTTTCACTCCCACCGGCTATGGCACCCAGCTCGCCGAAGGTAAGGAGACGCGGCAGATCGACGGTCGCGGCTACGTGTTCGAACAGCCGATCCATGCCGACGTCGCGCTCATCAAGGCGTTGCGTGCCGACCAGGTCGGCAATCTCGTCTACCGCAAGACGGCCCGCAACTTCGGCCCGCTGATGGCAATGGCCGCCACGGTCACCATCGCGCAGGTCGACGAGATCGTCGCCACCGGGTCCCTGGACCCTGAAAGCGTCGTGACTCCAGGCATTTTCGTCGATCGGATCGTCGTGCCGGCAGCGACCGCAACCGGGGAGGAACAGACGTCATGA
- a CDS encoding 3-oxoacid CoA-transferase subunit B, with the protein MTGYLSKDEIAARVARDIPHGAYVNLGIGQPTTVANHLDADSGVTLHTENGMLGMGPEATGDDIDLDLINAGKVPVTELLGASYFHHADSFAMMRGGHLDICVLGAYQVSVTGDLANWSSGAPDAIPAVGGAMDLAIGARQTFVMMTLMTKDGVSKIVDECTYPLTGIGCVSAVYTERAIFSVGADGLAVRETFGTTVDELREVIGLPIRDLTGAADTTVRGG; encoded by the coding sequence ATGACCGGTTACCTCAGCAAGGACGAGATCGCGGCCCGCGTCGCGCGCGACATCCCGCACGGCGCCTACGTCAATCTCGGCATCGGGCAACCGACGACGGTCGCCAACCACCTCGACGCCGACAGCGGTGTCACGCTGCACACCGAGAACGGCATGCTCGGTATGGGCCCGGAGGCCACGGGCGACGACATCGACCTCGATCTGATCAACGCGGGCAAGGTGCCGGTCACCGAACTGCTCGGTGCGTCGTATTTCCACCACGCCGACTCGTTCGCGATGATGCGTGGCGGGCATCTCGACATCTGCGTGCTCGGTGCGTACCAGGTCTCGGTGACCGGCGATCTGGCCAACTGGAGCTCCGGTGCGCCGGACGCGATTCCGGCCGTCGGTGGGGCAATGGACCTCGCCATCGGCGCCCGGCAGACCTTCGTCATGATGACCCTGATGACCAAGGACGGCGTCAGCAAGATCGTCGACGAGTGCACCTACCCATTGACCGGAATCGGTTGTGTCAGTGCGGTGTACACCGAGCGTGCGATCTTTTCGGTTGGCGCCGACGGGCTGGCGGTGCGCGAGACCTTCGGCACGACGGTCGACGAACTGCGCGAGGTGATCGGCCTGCCGATCCGTGATCTCACCGGGGCTGCCGACACCACGGTGCGAGGAGGCTGA
- a CDS encoding thiolase family protein codes for MTSAYVYDAVRTPFGRYAGALAATRPDDLAALVVGEQVRRAPGLDGAAVDEVLLGNANGAGEENRNVARMAVLLAGLPVSVPGSTINRLCGSSLDAVIAGSRSIETGDAEVIVAGGVESMTRAPLVMRKPEKPYAAGNSELVSTTLGWRLVNARMQPEWTVSLGEATEQLRERYDVSRERQDAFAARSHRLAAAAWDDGFYDDQIVGVPGVDLERDESIRPTSTVEALAGLKTSFRKENGTITAGNASPLNDGASAVLLGSEGASATLQLQPLARIAGRGAAANEPQFFGYAPVEAANRALARAGITWSDVSLVELNEAFAAQSLACIDAWGIDPEIVNIYGGAIAIGHPLGASGGRIVGTLARGLRKTGGRYGVAAICIGVGQGLAVVLENQG; via the coding sequence ATGACCTCCGCCTACGTCTACGACGCCGTCCGCACACCCTTCGGCAGATATGCCGGCGCCCTCGCCGCCACCCGCCCCGACGATCTGGCCGCGCTCGTCGTCGGCGAACAGGTGCGCCGCGCGCCCGGCCTCGACGGTGCCGCAGTCGACGAGGTCCTGCTGGGCAACGCCAATGGCGCAGGGGAGGAGAACCGCAATGTCGCACGTATGGCGGTGCTCCTCGCCGGGCTGCCCGTCAGCGTGCCCGGTTCGACGATCAACCGGCTCTGCGGATCCAGCCTGGATGCCGTGATCGCCGGCTCACGCTCGATCGAGACTGGTGACGCAGAGGTGATCGTCGCCGGTGGTGTCGAGTCGATGACGCGTGCACCGCTTGTCATGCGCAAGCCCGAAAAGCCTTATGCAGCAGGTAATTCCGAACTCGTCTCGACCACCCTCGGTTGGCGCCTGGTGAATGCGCGAATGCAGCCGGAGTGGACGGTGTCGCTCGGCGAGGCAACCGAGCAACTGCGCGAGAGATATGACGTCAGCCGTGAGCGGCAGGACGCCTTCGCCGCCCGATCGCACCGTCTCGCGGCAGCCGCCTGGGACGACGGCTTCTATGACGACCAGATCGTGGGGGTGCCGGGCGTCGACCTCGAGCGCGACGAATCGATCCGCCCGACGAGCACGGTCGAAGCCCTCGCCGGTCTCAAGACGTCCTTCCGCAAGGAGAACGGCACCATCACCGCCGGCAATGCGTCGCCGCTCAACGACGGAGCGTCGGCGGTGCTGCTCGGTTCTGAGGGCGCGTCAGCGACGCTCCAACTGCAGCCACTCGCGCGCATCGCCGGTCGCGGCGCCGCAGCGAACGAGCCGCAGTTCTTCGGATACGCACCGGTCGAGGCTGCGAACCGTGCTCTGGCGCGCGCTGGTATCACCTGGTCCGACGTGTCGCTGGTCGAGCTCAACGAAGCCTTCGCCGCGCAGTCGCTCGCGTGCATCGATGCCTGGGGCATCGACCCCGAGATCGTCAACATCTACGGAGGCGCGATCGCGATCGGCCATCCGTTGGGAGCCTCCGGCGGTCGCATCGTCGGAACCCTGGCGCGCGGTCTGCGCAAGACCGGCGGCCGGTATGGCGTCGCCGCCATCTGCATCGGTGTCGGGCAGGGTCTGGCGGTCGTGCTGGAGAACCAGGGCTGA